TTTTGACTTTTGACTTTTAACTTTTGACTTGCTTTGTAGATTCAGCAGTAAGATCGGGAAGTCGCTCGACTTTTTGGCTGTGCTGGGCATTCTGATAGTTCTCCTATCTTCCTTTGTCTTATCTTTCCACAACATCACCGTTCGAGTTCTATTTGCAGAGCATCTCGTTCTCGGTTTATTTCTTTTGGGTGGATACGTTAAACCCGATTTGCCTCATTCGTTCTTGCTGATGTTCATGCGAATGCTGTTAGTGGTTCCACTCATGGCATTTCTCGCACCCAAGTTGTACCCGTCTGCATGGAAAGAATGCCAAAACTTATTCCACCGCGATCGCCGCGATGTTCTGGTGCAGGCATTTGGCTGTGGAGTATTGATGTTTGTCTATGTTGCCTCACTCTACGTTGCCATTGGGTTGATTCCAACTGGCATCGCCATGACGCTATTTTTCACCTATCCCATATTCACAGCACTATTAGCTTGGCAATTTTTTGGCGATCGCCCAACACTGTTTCGCTGGGTCGTTATGGGCATCATTTTAGTAGGTAGTGCCTTTACAATTCCTCAATCTACGCCTACTCAGAATAGTTATGCAATTGCGATCGGCATTCTTGCCAGCGTCGGCTCTGGAGTTGTTTATGCTCTTTATACAGTCATTGCCCAAAAATGCTTTGAAAAACTGCATCCCATTCCCTTCACCTGGATCAGTTTTGCTACCACGCTGCTATTTTCTGGCATGAGTCTGTTATTTTGGCAACTCCCCTATACCAATCTTGCCTGGACACCTTTATGGATTGGCGGCATATTTTCAGGGTTAGTGAGTTTTCTCGGACACATTTTGAATAATATTGGTATTCGCTCGATTGGTGCAACCGCTGCCTCTATAATTGGTTCTAGCAGTCCGGCATTGACAGCATTAGTTGCTTGGCTAATAATTCACGAAACCTTAAATACAGTTCAAATTTTAGGGATTGGTATTGTCACGTTGGGTATTGCTTTGTTGAGTGGTGAACGAGCTTTAATTAAGCGATCGCATCACCCTAACTGAAATTAAACATTATCAAAACTACTAATAACGGGAAACCCTTCCGAATCTGATGTCCGATTGCCCGATCGCAGAGAAAAAAGCGTTCGCATTCCCGCTGCCTTAGCTGCTTTTAGTTCTGCCGTCACATCTGAAATAAACAGAATTTGTGTTGGTAACACTCCGATCGCTTGAGCAATCTTGCGATAACTTTCTGCCTCTTTTTTTGAGCCAGTTTCAGTATCAAAATAACCGCTCAAAAACCGAGTTAAATCGCCTGCTTCAGAATATTGAAATAACAATTTTTGTGCTTGAACGCTACCTGACGAAAAGATATACAATCGCTTACCCTCACGAATCCAACGTTCAAATGAAGGTTTAACATCGGGAAAAAGTTGCGATCGCAGCGTTCCATCTCGATAACCGCTTTCCCAAATTTTCCCCTGTAACGATTTGAGTCCGGTAGATTTGCGATCGGTTGCTATTAAATAATGAATGTAAGGTACGGCGGCGGTTGCTGAATTATCCACCCATTCAGGTACATTCAACCCCTGAGCAAAATCGGCTGCATACTCTTGCCGCAATCGCTCTAAATCTGCTTGTACTGCACTTTCCTGAAAATGAGTTTGCAAAAATGCTTCTACCTGCTTTTGAGCAAAAGGAAACAACACGCCGAAAACGTAATCAATCGGGGTTGTGGTTCCTTCAATATCGAGCAAAATAATATCTGCACGAGCAGAATAGCGATCGGGCATGGTTACACAGAAATAATTACATGCATCAACCCGATCCAGTATACATATAGGGAATACAGATATGGCA
This window of the Chroococcidiopsis thermalis PCC 7203 genome carries:
- the mtnC gene encoding acireductone synthase, encoding MPDRYSARADIILLDIEGTTTPIDYVFGVLFPFAQKQVEAFLQTHFQESAVQADLERLRQEYAADFAQGLNVPEWVDNSATAAVPYIHYLIATDRKSTGLKSLQGKIWESGYRDGTLRSQLFPDVKPSFERWIREGKRLYIFSSGSVQAQKLLFQYSEAGDLTRFLSGYFDTETGSKKEAESYRKIAQAIGVLPTQILFISDVTAELKAAKAAGMRTLFSLRSGNRTSDSEGFPVISSFDNV
- a CDS encoding DMT family transporter, with translation MLGILIVLLSSFVLSFHNITVRVLFAEHLVLGLFLLGGYVKPDLPHSFLLMFMRMLLVVPLMAFLAPKLYPSAWKECQNLFHRDRRDVLVQAFGCGVLMFVYVASLYVAIGLIPTGIAMTLFFTYPIFTALLAWQFFGDRPTLFRWVVMGIILVGSAFTIPQSTPTQNSYAIAIGILASVGSGVVYALYTVIAQKCFEKLHPIPFTWISFATTLLFSGMSLLFWQLPYTNLAWTPLWIGGIFSGLVSFLGHILNNIGIRSIGATAASIIGSSSPALTALVAWLIIHETLNTVQILGIGIVTLGIALLSGERALIKRSHHPN